AGACCCTCTATATTGGAAATAGGCGCTTTCAAGTCGTGCGAGGCCGTGTACACGAAGTTGTCCAAGTCGTTGTTGATGCGCACCAACTGCTCGTTGGCCTTCTTTAGCTCAGTAATATCAATGGCCGAGCCCACGTAGCCGTATATCTCGCCGTTGGGATAATAGCTGGGGGCGCCCTGCGCCAGCAGCCAGCGGTACTCGCCGTCTTGGCGTCGCATGCGGTGCTCCATGCTATAGATCGTCCGGCTGCGTATGGCTTCCGTCAACGTTTTCTGAGCAAATTCCAGCTCCTCCTCCGGCAGGTAAGCCGACCAGCCAGTGGTGGCGTATTCTTCCATACTCACGCCCACAAACTCCACGAACGCTTTATTCACGTATCGAATCGTAGAATCGGGGTGAACGGCCCACACCAGATTGGGAGTAGCATCGGCCATAATGCGAAACCGCTCCTCGCTTTCCCGCAGGGCTTCTGTAAACTTTTTTTGCTGGGTTATATCCCGGGGGATGGCAAACAAATGAGGTTTTCCGCCTAGCAGAAGCCCGGCCAGGCTCACCTCTACCGGAAAGAGCTGCCCATTCTTGCGCTTATGCATCGTTTCCACCTTCGGGATGGTTTCCCGCTGGGCCAAGGCAAACAGTTGGGCAAATCCTTCCTGGTCATGAATGGCATCCACATCGGGCACGCGCAGATTCTGGGCTTCTTCCTCCGTATAGCCCAAGGCCTCCAGCGCTTTGTGGTTGAGGTAGGCAAATGAGCCATCCTCGCGCATCAGAATAAAAGGGTCGCGGGCCTGATCGGCCATAAACTTGAAGCGCTTGAGCTCTTCGCTGTGCTCCTCCACTTCCTGGCGAGCCCGCACCTGCTCCGTTACATCGATGGCTAAGTGAATGACCCCAGTTACCAGCCCAGCTTCAATCAGTGGGGTATACGATACGTTGTAGTAGCGCTGCTCCAACTCACCGTTGTCACTCAGCATCTTAATCGGTACTTCATTGCCGCGGAAAGCCTGACCGGTTTCGGTTACCGCTTTGGCCATCTCCAAAATGACTTGTGATCCGACATGGGGCAGCACCTCCACCATCATTTTGCCCAGCACTTCCGCCGCCGTTGCCTTGCCTAGCATTCGCAGCATGGGCGTATTAATGCTCTCGATAACCACATCGAGGCCGCGCGTAAGCGTGATGGCCACCGGAGCCTGCTCCACCACGTTGCGGAAGCGTGATTCGTTTTCTTGGGCCCGTTGCTGGGTCCGCACCTGCGCGGTGATATCCTCGGTTGTGTGAATCAGGTACTGCACCTCGCCCGCCGAGTTCAACACGGGCTTGGTGTGGGCCGACCAGTACCGCGCCTCAACTGCGCCCTCGGCATCGGACTCATCGTAGCAGATTAAAGTCAGCCGCTCTGGCTGCTTCGTGCGCAAGGAATTTTGTAGTGAGGCCCGCAGGGTGGAGGGGCCATCGGCCGTCACTGCCGCAGAGTATTCCGGAAATACGTCGAATACACTGTTGCCTACCACATCGGCCCTGTTCTGAGCGCTGAGGCGCAGCAGCTCATCACTGATAGCCAGAATCGTGAACTGGGGGGCATTTGGCTCCAATAGCAGGGTGTTGCCCGGCAGCGCCTCGAAAGCCATTTGAAAATTCACGGTCTTGTCTATCACTCGCTAGCCGCTTTTCCGTTAGGGATAGGCTTATCAAAGGTAAAACTATATCCAAGCAACTGAACCAGCCGACGTGAATGTATATAACGGCATCTATATTTTTTCATTATACGTTGATAATAAAGCGATTAAACCCTATACATGACTTGCAGACTAAAGTAGCTAGGCACCCTGATTGTTAGTTGCGCGTATGGGCAGAGGTACGGCCGTACCCGATAGTCGCGTACTTTTCGCCTGTGAATAAGGTCAGTCTACTTCTACTGGTGCTGGTGTTGCTGCTGGGGGCGCAGGCCCCGTCGTGCGGAGCGGGGATATCCGCTGTGGCCGATAGCTCCTTTGTGCGCCAGCGCCACCGCCGGCCCGTATTTCAGTTCGACCAGCGGTTTTCGCTGCTCAATGGGAAAGTAGTTGGTATCAATGGCCTGAAAGGCGGCATCGAGTTCAATGGGCGCCTGCGAGCTGGCTTAGGCGTGTACCTGCTCAGCGGCGGCGTGCCCACCGATGCGCCCCTGCCGCCAGATTTGCCCCCCAATACCCGCGATGAGCTGCGCTTTCGCTACCTAGTAGGCTACGGCGAGTACGTGCTCGTCGGCAACCCACGCTGGGAAGTGAGCACGCCCGTGCAGATAGGCGTCGGTAGCTTTTACTCTCGTTACCGGCTTCCCGATGGTAAAGTGCGCCGCTCCGCCAAAGACCAGATTTATATTCTGGAACCTTCCATCGCCAGCCATTATCGGGTGTTTCAGTGGCTGGGCTTGGGGGCGGGGGCGGGGTACCGTCAGATGCTGTTTATCAATGATAAGCTGGAAGATGAGTTGAGCGGCGTCATCTTCTACGGCCGCGTTAAGCTGTTTCTGGGCGACTTATACAAGATAACGCGCGGCCGCCAGAAGCTGTTTTCGCAGGATGGCCTACGCGCAAGGGATTGGCAGAAGTAGAGGCTGCACCTTGCTATAAATCGACTTGCTCATCCCAATTATGAGGAGAATTGGTCGAATTGTAGGGGGCAACAGTAGTGCGCCTTTTAAGCTGGCTACATGCTGGCCAAAATGAATGAAAGCGTTATCGTAGTGCTGCGGCATCCGCTGAGCACCGCGCCGGCAATACGCTTGAACTGGTCTTATGCGTACAATTGCACAGTGGCGCACCGAATGCTTTTACTTTGCCCCGCTATTCCGGCTCCGCTGTGCGCCCTCGCCCCATGACTAATGCGACCCGTCAAATACAATACTTCTTACTCAGTCAGGATTTCTCAGATGGCGTGCGCATCACCCTGGCGGTACTGCTGCCGCCGTTGCTGCTAGGGCAAATTGGACAACTTGACACGGGTATTTCCCTTTCCATCGGGGCGCTGTGTATTAGCCTGATCGACTCGCCGGGACCGGTAAAGCACAAGCGCAACGGCATGCTCTACGGCAACCTGGCCATATTCCTGGTAGCGATGCTTACCGGTTTTGCCCGACTCAGCCCCTGGACGATGGGGTTGGAAGTGCTGGTGCTCAGCTTTCTATTTACCATGTTCAACGTCTATGGCAACCGGGCGGCGGCGCTGGGCTCGGCGGCGCTGCTGATCATGATTCTGAACATGGATCGGCCGCTTACGCCGCCGCAAGTGCTCACGCACAGTCTGCTGACCCTACTGGGGGCATTTGGTATATGGCGCTGGGACTGCTGATTTTTCGCGTGTGGCCCTACCGACCGGCCCAGCTGGCCATCGGCGAATGTGTACACGCTATTGCTCAGTTTCTCCGAATAAAGGCAAGCTTTTACCACGCCCACACCGACCTGAACAGGAGTTACCGCCAGTTGGTGGCCCAACAGGTAGTGGTGAATGAAAAGCAGGAGGCCGTGCGCGAGCTCCTGTTCAAAACCCGGCAGATCGTGCGCGAATCCACGCCCGAGAGCCGCCGGCTTCTGCTCACCTTTGTGGACGTGGTTGATTTGTACGAGCACATCACCGCCACTTACTACGACTACGCGGCCTTGCGGGCGCAATTTCAGAATACGGGCGTGCTGACGGAGGTAGGCCGACTGATAGAGCAGCTGGCTGAGGAAATGGACACAATTAGCCTAGCGATGCAGGCCAACCGCGGGTTTCATGCGGCCCCCAACTACAGCCAGCAGCTGGAGCACTTGCAGGCTCATATTGAGGCCGTAGGCAGGCAACACCCAGAGGTGCGTACGCTGGTTTTGAAGAAACTGCTCATTAGTCTGCGAAACCTCGTTCAGCGCCTGGAAGACGTGATAGGCTATTTCAATACCCAGGCTCACAAGCCCACTCGCCGCACGGCGGAGGTGGAGTACGGCCGCTTTGTATCGCATCAGGACTACGGCATAGGCGTTTTGCGCAGCAACCTGACGTTTAAGTCGGCCATTTTTCGCCACGCGGTGCGCGTACTGCTGGCCAGCGGAGTGGCGTTTCTTATCGCGAAGCTGGTGTTTGCCGGCAGCCATAGCTACTGGATCGTGATGACGACGATCTATATGCTCAAGCCAGCCTTTAGCCTGACCAAGCAGCGTAACTACCAGCGCATCATCGGGACGCTGCTGGGGGCTTTTTGGGGGTGCTGCTGCTGGTGGGCATCACCAGTCAGACTTTGCAATTCGTCTTTCTACTGCTGCTGATGGTGCTGGCTTTCAGCTTTCAACGCCGTCATTACCTCACCTACGTCACATTCATCACGTCCTTCGTGGTTGTCATGCTCAGCTTTCTGGGCGGAAGCTACCTGGCCGTGGCCCAGGAGCGGGTGCTGGATACGGTGGTCGGTTGCTTTATCGCCCTGACGGCGGGCTACCTGCTGTTTCCCAACTGGGAGTCGGAGCAGCTGCGCGATTACATGGCCCGGGTGCTGTCGGCCAACCGTCGCTATTTGCAACAGTTAGCCGAAAGCATAGCCGGCCATCCTCCCGATTTTATCCACTACCGACTGGCGCGCAAAGACGTGTATGTGAGTTCAGCCAACCTGGCAGCGGCTTTTCAGCGCATGCTGTCCGAGCCCAAAAGCAAGCAGCAGCGTAGTGAGGATGTCCATCAGTTTGTGGTGCTCAACCATATTCTGTCTTCCAACATCGCCACGCTGAGTGCCGCCCTGCGGGCTCAGCCTTCCAGGGCGCTTTCCGCAGAAGGGCAGCGGGCCCTGCGCCGGGCCTTATCTGCCCTGACTACCAGCCTGCAAAAGCTGACCCCCACCGCGCCGCCCGAACCGGTGCCCGCGCTACCTGCAGCCCCAGCGGCGCAAGCAGAAAAGCCCCCACCGCCGACGATCGGCAGGTGCTGGAGCAACTGGAGTTTATTCAGAAAGTAAGCGGCGACATCAGTCGGGTGACGGAGGCAGTACTGGCGTAGCCGGTCACTCTCTGAGTAACACGGTGGGGATCCTTATCTGTTCGGATTGCTGTTCGCGCCGGTCGCCAGTGCAGCTTTCAGCGTTGCCCGCCGATCAAGCTTGCCGGATGCCGTGGTTTGAAATTGCGCTACATACAACAGCTCTTTGGGAAGCTCATACCGGCCCAGGCGCTCGGTCAGCAACGCCAGTAACTGCTCACGCTTAGCTGCTGACAGGGCTTCGCCTTCCAGAAAAGCCGTGACTTGCTCGCCTAGGCGCTCATCGGGGCGGCCGGCCACAAAGGCACGCCTGGGGGGTAAATTTAGTTCGGCCAGCGCCACTTCCAGCACCTGCTCCACCTTTTCGGCCTGCACCTTCACGCCCCCGGAGTTAATCACAAAGTCGGCGCGACCCAGCCACTCAAACGCGTGCTCCTCGGGCAGCAGGCGCACTTGGTCATTGGTCACGATGAGCTGATCGTTGGTGACGTCGGCGCGCACAGTCAGGCAGCCGCGCTCATCTTGGTCCACATGAATGCCAGGCAAGACTTTGTAGGTTGGGGAGGCGTCGGGGCCATTTAAGCGGCGTAGGGCAATATGCGAGGCGGTTTCGGTCATGCCATACGTGTGGTATACGGGCACTGTCAGGGCCTGTGCGGCTTGCGCCAACCCACTTTCCACGGCCGCACCGCCCACCAGAATGGCCTTCATCGTATTGAGCCGGGCCGCGTGCCCATTATCCAGCACCGTGCGCAGTTGCAGAGGCACGAAAGAAGCAAAGTCAAAGGTGGCTTCAGTCGGCACCAGAGCCAGCGGGTCGGCGTGGGGCTCCACGATGGTCAGGTGCAGATTCAACTCTAGGCCACGCACCAGCATCATCAGCCCGCCCACGTACTCACAGTTTAGGCACACCAACATCCGGTCGCCGGGCCCCAGGTCGAAGTAGTCGCCGGTGCGCCGCGCACTGGCTGCAAGCTGCTGCCGTCGAAGGGCTATGCGCTGCGGCTCACCTGTAGAGCCCGAGGTTTGTAAACCAAATTCCAGCGCTCCATTCAACCACTGCCGACAAAAGTCTAGCACCTTAGCCTCGTAGCCGTTTAGATCTACGGGCGTGTTGGCGGGATATTGCTTGATGTCGGCGTAGTGAAATTCGCGGCCGTTGAGCAGGAGAGAATCGGGGAGCAGAGCAGAGTCAGGCATTGATGCTTGGGAAGTGCAGGCTTTAGAATTAGATGCTTCCCTATACGCAACAATAAAGTGGGAAAGTTAGAGTGCTGCTTTGGGAGTCTGTAGCTGAAAGTGAAGGTATAGCCATCGTCCCGCTTGGGAAAGCCAGCTTTGTTGCTTACCTTAAGAGAGGAACCAAGAGAATCAGGCCATGAAACCGACTCAGCCAACTTCCGCGCCATCCGTTAAACCCGTTACCCTTGTGGGTGCTCCGAAGCTGCCCGTTTCCCTGTTAGTTCCCAACACGGATAATTCGCTCAGAGAAAAGGAGAGACAGGGCCAACAAGACCCGGAGCAGGAAAGCTTCTTCCGTGCCTGGTGCTGCGCTTGTGAAGGTTACGGCTCCATTTTTTAACCTGAATAATTAGTCACCCACACCGGTCTAGTTTGTCGGGTAGCGATAGACTGGCTGTAAACTGGTTGTTGCCATAGAATACGACCTACAACTCCGCACTAGTTAGAAGGTATGCCACCGAAGCCCAGTTAGCTCTTCTTATTTTTTGTTTTTTCCTGTTGCTGCTGAATAAACCGGTCTGTCATCTTCTCTAAAATAGAGAGCGTGACGGTGCCGTTGGAAAGCACCATGTCGTGAAAGGCGCGAACGTCGAAGTCGTCTTTCAACGCGGCTTCCGCCTTTTGGCGCATTTCCTTGATTTTCAACTCGCCCATTTTGTAGGCCAGCGCCTGCCCCGGCCACAAAATGTAGCGGTTGACCTCCGTATTTACTTCGTGCAGGGAAAGTGCCGTGTTATCGGCTAGGTAGGCCACGGCTTGGGCCCGCGTCCAGCCTTTGGAGTGAATGCCCACGTCAATCACGAGGCGGCAGGCCCGCCACATTTCGTAGGTCAGCCGGCCAAATAAGCTATATGGGTCCTTGTAGAAGCCCATTTCGTGCCCCAGGTATTCGCTGTACAAGCCCCAGCCTTCGCCAAAGGCATTGATGTAGTTGTTTCTCCTGAACTCAGGCAAATCGGTCAGCTCCTGCGTCAAGGCATTCTGCAAATGATGACCCGGCACCGCCTCGTGCAGCGTCAACGACTCCAGCGTGTACAGCGTACGGTTTGGTAGGTTGGACGTGTTTACCCAGTATTGACCGGCCCGGGTGCTGCTGATGGGTGCACCCGAATATCGTCCTGCGGTATAATTGGGGGCTAAATGTTCCGGTACGGGCACTACCGTAAATGGCTGTCGGGGCAGTTTGCCAAAGAGCGAAGGCAATTTGCCCTCCACGGTTTTCGCGATGTAGGCGGCATCCTTCAATAAGGCATCGGCTGTTTTGGGCTGAAACTGCGGGTCGGTGCGCAAAAAGGCAATGAACTCTTTAAAGTCGCCTTTGAACTTCACGTCCCGAATAACCTTGTCCATTTCCCCTCTTATCCGCGCTACTTCCCTCAAGCCAAGCTGATACACCTCTTCCGACGGGAGACTGGTGGTCGTAAAGTGCCGCACTCGGTCCTCGTAATAGGCACGGCCATCCGGAAACCCTGAGGCGCCCAGCGTGGGACGAGCTTTGGGTAAATAGTCCTGATCAAAAAACGTCTTGATCTTCTGGTAGCTGCTAATTACATCCTTCGTGATGACGGCCTTCGCAGTAGTTTGCAAGGCTGCCCAATCAGCCTCGGAAATTGCGGCTGGTTTCTTAGTAAAAGGCTTCCAAAACACCGATTGCTCAGCCGTTGCTACTATGTGCTGGGTGTAGCTGATTTCATAGCCATTAAGCACTTCTCGGGGCTGCGTGATACCCAAAGAAATGCCCTGACGCATTAATTGCAAGTTCTCATCGACAAAACGCGGGATGTCTTTTATGAGAATAATGTACTGCTCGGCATCCTTTTTAGAATTGATAGTAGCATTGCCTCTCGACGCTAAACTAGCATGAAAACCAGCATCGGTTTGGATGGGATTCAAATAGGATTTGAACTGATACTCGGCCAATTCATCCAGTACATCGTGGCTTAATAACTCCAGGTTAATCTGGTCGTCAAACGACAGATCCTTTTTCTTAATCGCCTTTAATTGCGCGTTGATTTTCTGGTAGAAAAGCCCTTTGGCTATAAAGCTGCTTTCCGTTCGGGAGCGCAATACATGATTGCTGCTGCTGTCGCGCTTCCATGCCTGCTTCTCAAAATCTTTGATAGCCGTCAAAGCGGCGGCAATATCTTTCTGAACAGTCTTTTGTTGGGCCCGAAGTCCGCCCGCGACGAGCAGTAGGGAAAAGGTGCAGAGTACTGAAATTCTCATAAATAATTAGTTAGGAGTGAGCCTTGCCACTAGTAGACCAAGGCCGGAAGTACAGCGTTACCCAATAAGCCACCGCTGATACGTTTTGGCCGAAGGTGCCATTACCGCGCAGAGCGTGAGCAATAAACACCCGAAGAATACTAAATCGATGGGACTCTTGGTGATGGTGAAAGTGACGAGCGGTGGTAAGCCAGTGAGCCCTAATAGGCTGTTGCGTAGAAAAATGCGGCTTTGGTACAGCCGCAGGTTCTCCGTCGCTGGCCGGCGTAGGTTCGGCTTAATCTGGGAAGAAACCAGGTACACGAGCACACCCACCAACAGCAATAAGCCCCCAGGAGCAAAAGTGCCGGCCATGTGGCAAGCTGCGGATTTACGGTTCCTGATCCGGCGGTTCGGCGGCTGGCGGCCAAGACGAATGCGGCCATGACGGCTGCCTGTATAGGGTAGTGCAGCCAATGCATGCGCCGAATTCGCCGGATAGCTTCGTCGTATGTGGGGTCTGCCATGCCTTCGGCTAGGAGTAAATCTTTGGCCAAGTTAGAAGCATTATTATAGTCAATCAGCCAGTACAAACGCAACATTTGCCTACTCCTATAATAGAAGGAAATAATCTCTTAGCTTCCTACTTGCTGTCAAGAATATGGGAATCTATTTTCTGTCTCATTGAAGAATAATACGGGCGAGTGCATAAAGCGGAGTCATATCTACCGGGTATAGCAAAAGGTATATTTATATATTATAATAGGATCATACTAATTAATAATTGTATATTGTTTACACGATCTGGCTGATCTATCTAGATGAAATACCTGATACTGTTAGTGTCGATACTATCGGTTTCTGAGCGTTTAGTGGCTCAGAAACACCCGCATGAGGTATATCTATCTTACGGATTTGTTAAGCCGCTAACTATCGAGTTCGATCTAGGTTGGGGATATAGCAATTCTAAAATCGAAAAATCGACGCTAGGCCCAATGAGTGTAGGCTATCGGTATTTCTTTAGTCCGGTCGTCGGGGTGAGTGGGCAGGCATCCTACATCAAGCAGAAAAGAGACGTCATCACTGCCGGTATACAAACAAGCTCCAGTACAACTACAAAGGCAGCCGCCTTACTAGTGCGAGCTGATATTTACTATGTGCGCCAGCCAACAATGAAAGTATACTCAGGGCTGGGAATAGGTATGCTGTGGGAAAAGCGTTCGGACTCGCAACAGCCATACCGCCAGCCATCCAGAAATTATCGAAGCATTACACCCCATTTGACAGCAGTAGGCATACGGGTTGGGGAGCGAGTCTGAGTATCAATGGTGTATTTCAGGTCGGCTTAGCGGTCAGACCTTGAATAGGCAACTAGTTAGCTTTGGCGGGCTCCGGCAAAAGCTTAAAATAGCTGGCTTTGAAGCGGTTGTCAACTACTTCGCCCTGCACTTCCGCCTTGCGAATGGCGCTACAGAAGCCGTCTTTTGCGTGCGCGTCCCCGTGCGAATCGATGTCGGACCCGTCGACGAAATAGGCTTTGCCATCAATCCGCACCGCCAAATCGCAGCTTTTGCCCGGGAGTCCCAGCTTGCATTGCCCGCACGAAGCGTCTACCACCATCATTTCCTTGGCCTTATCTGGGGCGGCAGCTACACCAGCAGCGGCTTGGGTAGTCTGGGCAGTGGCCGCGGATACCGCGAAAAAGCCTAAGAGAGCTAGTAGTAACAAAGACTTCATAGGGCAACTGGTTATTTGATGAGTCATCGGCAACAAGATTGCCATGTGTAAATAACGGAAAAAAGTACCTGCTCTAGCACTAACACGCAGGAAGGCGGGGGGCAAATTTTGCGGCCGCATCTGGGTTATTTCATAGGTCCATCCAGCGGAATCCACCCGGCGCTTTGCAGGACCTGAATCAACTGCGGATCTTCGGCGGACATAGCTCTTAGCCAGATGCCTACTCGCTCTCGATTCCACCAAAGCCCTTGGTCGTTGCCGGGCTCCGCAAACGAATACCGGTACAGCACAGCCCGGATATAGCGTGGCGGCTGATTGGGAAAAGGATTACTCGCAAACAGACTCACCGTGCCTGGATCGTTGTGCAAAAGTTTCCAGACCAAATTCACCGTCCAAGGGTACTCAGCGGGGGACGACATGGAAGCGAACCACATTTGCCAGTCTAACCGCAGTTGGTAGGGGGCAATTTGGGACGGCCGCTCGTCCAGAGCCACTGGCAGACCTTTGTAGATATAGGGTTTCCAGTTGGCTTGGTCGGTGGGGTTCTCATCCATCGTTCCTTCAAACACCACGTTCAACCTTTCCTTTCCCACCGTTCCGAAGGCGCCGTAGGTATTTACAAGGTCCAGTGGGTCGAAGGAGGTGTTCATAATTTGCCCCGGCGACACGATGTTCAGGGCAGGCTTAATGCTTAGAATGGCGATAAGAGCTGTTACAACCCAGGCGGTGGTAAGCAAGGGTCTGGATTCTTCAGCGTGTTCAGCCGCTTCTTCTGCCATACCAACGAGGCGACGGGGAAGAATTCTGGACCAGAAGCCATCATCGAAACAAGCCAGCGCCGGCACAATCGTCAGCCAGTTTAGGAATGAGAGGTTGCCGCTCAGAATGATGCTGATCTGAAATAACACGATTACCGCTCCCGCGATGTGGCGTGCTACCCGAGGCCAGAACACGAAGAAGGGCGCTACAATCTCGGCCAGCCAATTAAACCAGACGCCAACCTGAAGCATGGGGCGCGGCAGAAAATGGAACCAGCGGCTCAGCGGGCCGGGAATAGGCTGCGTTTCGAAATGGTAATAGAGGACCGTACTGTTGCGCCATATTTCATCCCCGCGCAGTTTAATTAATCCGGCCCCCAGCATAATGCGGAAAGCCAGCCATCGAAATAAAACGATGATGGGCATGGGGGGCGCGTACCTCGGAAAAGGCCGCAGATCAAGCAGGGGGCAAAGGAAGATGGCGAGAAAACCAGTTTCCGTAAGCTGAATTTCCCAGCCGTAACCATACCATTCCTGGCCCACGTGCACAAAGGAAATGTAGAGAAACCAGAGCATCGCCAGCAGCAGGGCATTCGCGTAGCCGGCCACTACCACGCAGGAAAGCACAAACCCGACCCAAGCCGCCATGAGCAGGGCCGCGTCCGAGTGCCAGAGCCAAAAAAGCGACGGTAAACGGGTGAAGCCTGCCCCATTTGAACCGAGTGCATCGCTCACCTGCTTTAGGTAGATTCCTACGGGAAGGAGGCCATTAGAGCCAATCAGGGGAATGATTTGGTTGATTGCCACGAGAAAAGCCACGGCATAGATGACGCCCAACAGGCGCAGCATAACAAAGCGGGTGAGCCAGTAGGAGGAAGAGCTATCCAGGGCCCGCGTAGTACGTTGAGATTCGCTGGCCATGTCGTTTCTGTTCCAGTCGTGTATTATCGATGGAAGTTTAATACGACTTCTTGTTCGCGGTTGGCGGCTACTGATGGGCTATAAATGATTGTAAAGTGTTGCCCCCTGAGTTGGTTTTAGGCCTGCTTAAATTATTCTTTTAAACTCAATCCTGGTAATAGTTTTCCTCAACAATATATTGTTAGACAAGAACATAGCCCTCTACAGGATTAGGAATGCCTTTGAGAG
The window above is part of the Hymenobacter radiodurans genome. Proteins encoded here:
- a CDS encoding PAS domain-containing sensor histidine kinase, which produces MIDKTVNFQMAFEALPGNTLLLEPNAPQFTILAISDELLRLSAQNRADVVGNSVFDVFPEYSAAVTADGPSTLRASLQNSLRTKQPERLTLICYDESDAEGAVEARYWSAHTKPVLNSAGEVQYLIHTTEDITAQVRTQQRAQENESRFRNVVEQAPVAITLTRGLDVVIESINTPMLRMLGKATAAEVLGKMMVEVLPHVGSQVILEMAKAVTETGQAFRGNEVPIKMLSDNGELEQRYYNVSYTPLIEAGLVTGVIHLAIDVTEQVRARQEVEEHSEELKRFKFMADQARDPFILMREDGSFAYLNHKALEALGYTEEEAQNLRVPDVDAIHDQEGFAQLFALAQRETIPKVETMHKRKNGQLFPVEVSLAGLLLGGKPHLFAIPRDITQQKKFTEALRESEERFRIMADATPNLVWAVHPDSTIRYVNKAFVEFVGVSMEEYATTGWSAYLPEEELEFAQKTLTEAIRSRTIYSMEHRMRRQDGEYRWLLAQGAPSYYPNGEIYGYVGSAIDITELKKANEQLVRINNDLDNFVYTASHDLKAPISNIEGLLHALLRTPSTESMQSEQVQQLLGMMQESVERFTKTIANLTDIVKLQKENKEETVQIQLAEVIEHVLLDLEAQRALADAHVEVEVTACPVIRFSAKNLRSVVFNLLSNALKYRSPDRALRVQLQCSVTPEYDVLSVTDNGLGIESGRLDQLFTMFKRFHDHVEGSGIGLYMVKKMVENAGGKIEVETEAGVGSTFRVYFPH
- a CDS encoding AMP-binding protein, yielding MPDSALLPDSLLLNGREFHYADIKQYPANTPVDLNGYEAKVLDFCRQWLNGALEFGLQTSGSTGEPQRIALRRQQLAASARRTGDYFDLGPGDRMLVCLNCEYVGGLMMLVRGLELNLHLTIVEPHADPLALVPTEATFDFASFVPLQLRTVLDNGHAARLNTMKAILVGGAAVESGLAQAAQALTVPVYHTYGMTETASHIALRRLNGPDASPTYKVLPGIHVDQDERGCLTVRADVTNDQLIVTNDQVRLLPEEHAFEWLGRADFVINSGGVKVQAEKVEQVLEVALAELNLPPRRAFVAGRPDERLGEQVTAFLEGEALSAAKREQLLALLTERLGRYELPKELLYVAQFQTTASGKLDRRATLKAALATGANSNPNR
- a CDS encoding DUF885 domain-containing protein; translated protein: MRISVLCTFSLLLVAGGLRAQQKTVQKDIAAALTAIKDFEKQAWKRDSSSNHVLRSRTESSFIAKGLFYQKINAQLKAIKKKDLSFDDQINLELLSHDVLDELAEYQFKSYLNPIQTDAGFHASLASRGNATINSKKDAEQYIILIKDIPRFVDENLQLMRQGISLGITQPREVLNGYEISYTQHIVATAEQSVFWKPFTKKPAAISEADWAALQTTAKAVITKDVISSYQKIKTFFDQDYLPKARPTLGASGFPDGRAYYEDRVRHFTTTSLPSEEVYQLGLREVARIRGEMDKVIRDVKFKGDFKEFIAFLRTDPQFQPKTADALLKDAAYIAKTVEGKLPSLFGKLPRQPFTVVPVPEHLAPNYTAGRYSGAPISSTRAGQYWVNTSNLPNRTLYTLESLTLHEAVPGHHLQNALTQELTDLPEFRRNNYINAFGEGWGLYSEYLGHEMGFYKDPYSLFGRLTYEMWRACRLVIDVGIHSKGWTRAQAVAYLADNTALSLHEVNTEVNRYILWPGQALAYKMGELKIKEMRQKAEAALKDDFDVRAFHDMVLSNGTVTLSILEKMTDRFIQQQQEKTKNKKS
- a CDS encoding DUF6370 family protein, with the translated sequence MKSLLLLALLGFFAVSAATAQTTQAAAGVAAAPDKAKEMMVVDASCGQCKLGLPGKSCDLAVRIDGKAYFVDGSDIDSHGDAHAKDGFCSAIRKAEVQGEVVDNRFKASYFKLLPEPAKAN
- a CDS encoding lipase maturation factor family protein, which encodes MASESQRTTRALDSSSSYWLTRFVMLRLLGVIYAVAFLVAINQIIPLIGSNGLLPVGIYLKQVSDALGSNGAGFTRLPSLFWLWHSDAALLMAAWVGFVLSCVVVAGYANALLLAMLWFLYISFVHVGQEWYGYGWEIQLTETGFLAIFLCPLLDLRPFPRYAPPMPIIVLFRWLAFRIMLGAGLIKLRGDEIWRNSTVLYYHFETQPIPGPLSRWFHFLPRPMLQVGVWFNWLAEIVAPFFVFWPRVARHIAGAVIVLFQISIILSGNLSFLNWLTIVPALACFDDGFWSRILPRRLVGMAEEAAEHAEESRPLLTTAWVVTALIAILSIKPALNIVSPGQIMNTSFDPLDLVNTYGAFGTVGKERLNVVFEGTMDENPTDQANWKPYIYKGLPVALDERPSQIAPYQLRLDWQMWFASMSSPAEYPWTVNLVWKLLHNDPGTVSLFASNPFPNQPPRYIRAVLYRYSFAEPGNDQGLWWNRERVGIWLRAMSAEDPQLIQVLQSAGWIPLDGPMK